The proteins below come from a single Saccharopolyspora sp. SCSIO 74807 genomic window:
- a CDS encoding DUF6319 family protein: MDAEADQGTSEGTEQAAAPESGQTPAAGTDEGTGAAAAAESAPKKPKPRKQSSAKKTRTVELTLTVTGTAEGEWQAELLHSGKRVVQGLPIPAAAVSKAAAELHEDISEAIEGVISAAREQHEAKLAELEAEVERVRKALSDLEG, from the coding sequence TTGGACGCGGAAGCAGATCAGGGCACCAGCGAAGGAACCGAGCAAGCCGCGGCGCCGGAATCGGGCCAGACCCCGGCCGCGGGCACCGACGAAGGCACGGGTGCAGCCGCCGCGGCGGAGTCCGCGCCGAAGAAGCCGAAGCCCCGCAAGCAGAGTTCGGCCAAGAAGACCCGCACCGTCGAGCTCACCCTCACCGTGACCGGCACCGCCGAAGGCGAATGGCAGGCCGAGCTGCTGCACTCCGGCAAGCGGGTCGTGCAGGGCCTGCCGATCCCGGCCGCCGCCGTGTCCAAGGCCGCGGCGGAACTGCACGAGGACATCTCGGAAGCCATCGAGGGGGTAATCAGCGCCGCGCGGGAACAGCACGAAGCGAAGCTGGCCGAACTCGAAGCCGAGGTCGAACGGGTCCGCAAGGCCCTTTCCGACCTGGAGGGCTGA
- a CDS encoding PLP-dependent aminotransferase family protein, translating into MTDPRPGSAGLDLHLDWSGRPDSSGLAEALRTAIRDGRLAAGTRVPSTRALARDLGVARGTVTRAYTQLTAEGFLLSRQGAPTTVAERLRTGESSAPPARPAPHPPRWDFRPGRPDLSSFPRKDWLSAHRRIVRNMPAGDLDYGDPQGPLELREVLADYLRRSRAVDTAPDRLIVCNGYSEALSLLSRALLAQGTGSVDFEDPSLPQFRDIAASAGMRVRGVPVDDQGIEVQRLRSPVTVITPAHQYPLGVTMRAQRRSALIRAARSAGGLIVEDDYDGEFRFDRRPVGSLQGMAPDVVIYAGTASKSLAPALRIAWLALPARLVEPVRAMKLPGGHGFDQLALAEMLRSGAYDQHVRRSRNTYRSRREQLLRALDGLRARHRLYPAGISAGLHLTLGLDPDGPGEREILTRARARAVELEALGPHWVNAQSRPPGVVIGYAAPAEHAFRPGLAALLDALDP; encoded by the coding sequence GTGACCGACCCACGGCCCGGATCCGCCGGGCTGGACCTGCACCTGGACTGGTCCGGGCGTCCGGACAGCAGCGGTCTCGCCGAAGCGCTGCGCACGGCGATCCGGGACGGGCGGCTGGCGGCTGGGACGCGAGTGCCGTCGACCCGCGCGCTCGCCCGAGACCTCGGCGTCGCCCGCGGCACGGTGACCCGCGCGTACACCCAGCTCACCGCGGAGGGTTTCCTGCTGTCCCGGCAGGGCGCCCCCACGACCGTCGCGGAACGGCTCCGCACCGGCGAGAGCTCCGCGCCGCCCGCGCGTCCCGCACCGCACCCGCCGCGCTGGGATTTCCGGCCGGGCCGGCCGGATCTGAGCTCCTTCCCGCGCAAGGACTGGCTCAGCGCGCACCGCCGGATCGTGCGCAACATGCCTGCCGGGGACCTCGACTACGGCGACCCGCAAGGACCACTGGAACTGCGCGAAGTGCTCGCCGACTACCTGCGGCGTTCCAGGGCGGTGGACACCGCGCCTGATCGGTTGATCGTCTGCAACGGCTACAGCGAAGCGTTGTCGCTGCTCAGCAGGGCCCTACTGGCGCAGGGAACCGGCTCGGTGGACTTCGAGGACCCCTCGCTGCCGCAGTTCCGGGACATCGCCGCGAGCGCGGGGATGCGGGTGCGCGGTGTTCCCGTGGACGACCAGGGCATCGAAGTGCAGCGGCTGCGCAGTCCGGTCACCGTGATCACTCCCGCGCACCAGTACCCGCTGGGGGTGACCATGCGGGCGCAGCGCCGCTCGGCGCTGATCCGCGCGGCGCGCTCGGCGGGAGGTCTCATCGTCGAGGACGACTACGACGGCGAATTCCGGTTCGACCGCCGACCAGTCGGATCGCTGCAGGGGATGGCGCCCGATGTGGTGATCTACGCGGGAACGGCGAGCAAGAGCCTCGCCCCGGCGCTGCGAATAGCGTGGCTCGCATTGCCCGCACGCCTCGTGGAACCGGTGCGGGCGATGAAGCTGCCCGGTGGGCACGGCTTCGATCAGCTCGCCTTGGCCGAGATGCTGCGATCCGGTGCGTACGACCAGCACGTCCGGCGATCGCGCAACACCTACCGCTCGCGGCGCGAACAGCTCTTGCGCGCGCTGGACGGTCTTCGCGCCCGGCACCGGCTCTACCCCGCGGGGATCTCGGCCGGGCTGCACCTGACCCTGGGACTTGATCCGGACGGCCCCGGCGAACGTGAAATCCTGACCCGCGCCCGCGCACGCGCCGTTGAACTCGAAGCTCTCGGGCCGCACTGGGTGAACGCGCAGTCCCGGCCGCCCGGCGTCGTCATCGGCTACGCGGCACCTGCGGAGCACGCCTTTCGGCCAGGGCTCGCCGCGCTGCTCGACGCACTTGACCCATGA
- a CDS encoding NADP-dependent oxidoreductase: MRAIGVSEFGGPDVLREFQIPERHVGPGEVRIDVRAAAVNPTDTVLRSGAYAERLRTNPPPYVPGMDVAGVLDEVGSEVSDLAVGEHVMAIVVPDGAHGGYSESLVLPERSVVRVPAGADDVAAASLPMNALTARQALDLLELQPGQTLAVTGAAGAFGGHVVQLAKADGLKVIADAADKDRELVRSLGADVIVERGDDVAKRLREVEPEGVHAVADGAVHNELVLPAVRDGGRVATVRFFSAEGERGITYHPVSVRDYQLEKEKLDRLRAQVEEGVLSLRVAQTFSADQAPEAHRALEAGGARGRMVLMF; this comes from the coding sequence ATGCGAGCGATAGGTGTCTCTGAGTTCGGCGGTCCCGATGTGCTGCGGGAATTCCAGATCCCCGAGCGGCATGTCGGGCCCGGCGAAGTGCGGATCGACGTTCGAGCCGCCGCGGTGAACCCCACCGACACGGTCCTGCGCAGCGGTGCCTATGCCGAACGCCTGCGCACGAATCCGCCCCCGTACGTGCCCGGGATGGACGTGGCCGGGGTGCTGGACGAGGTCGGGTCCGAGGTCTCCGATCTGGCGGTCGGCGAGCACGTGATGGCGATCGTGGTGCCCGATGGAGCGCACGGTGGCTATTCGGAAAGCCTGGTGCTGCCCGAGCGGTCGGTCGTGCGGGTTCCCGCAGGCGCGGACGACGTCGCCGCCGCGAGTCTGCCGATGAACGCGCTCACCGCCCGGCAAGCCCTCGACCTGCTGGAACTGCAACCGGGTCAGACGCTCGCGGTGACCGGCGCGGCAGGCGCGTTCGGTGGCCACGTCGTGCAGCTGGCGAAGGCCGACGGGCTGAAGGTGATCGCGGACGCGGCCGACAAGGATCGCGAGCTGGTCCGGTCGCTGGGCGCGGACGTCATCGTCGAGCGCGGCGACGACGTGGCGAAACGGCTCCGCGAGGTCGAACCGGAGGGCGTGCACGCCGTGGCGGATGGTGCCGTGCACAACGAACTCGTGCTTCCCGCGGTTCGCGACGGAGGCCGGGTGGCGACCGTGCGGTTCTTCTCCGCTGAGGGCGAGCGCGGGATCACGTACCACCCGGTGTCAGTGCGCGATTATCAGCTGGAGAAGGAGAAGCTGGACCGGCTGCGCGCGCAGGTCGAGGAAGGTGTGCTCAGCTTGCGGGTGGCCCAGACCTTCTCCGCGGACCAGGCGCCGGAGGCGCACCGCGCCTTGGAGGCCGGCGGTGCGCGGGGGCGGATGGTGTTGATGTTCTGA